Proteins from a single region of Ischnura elegans chromosome 2, ioIscEleg1.1, whole genome shotgun sequence:
- the LOC124153334 gene encoding uncharacterized protein LOC124153334: MAVWERNAVEALISFYEEKRCLYEVSSPDYHLKQKRSSALQDIATNLLPFRPGTTSEDVKTKINGLRTQYMAEKNKLIRSKKSGAGVEEVLRPKLWCYNNLSFLERHTAPRKSVSNLDPVELNKETPIEIQSGELSDVTAEEQHEIGTIPVPLLSEESTSASADHCNISSRSGSSRGVPTPKRRRTEEADITTFLSKASSALEQGTLRKNTKFENFGLFVGQEIADISDEKKQKAAMQKIFDIVMKAKDDENES, translated from the exons ATGGCCGTTTGGGAGAGGAACGCTGTGGAAGCCCTCATTAGTTTTTACGAGGAAAAAAGGTGTTTGTACGAAGTAAGCTCCCCAGATTATCACTTGAAGCAGAAGAGAAGTTCGGCGCTGCAAGACATAGCCACTAATTTGTTGCct TTTCGACCTGGTACCACATCAGAGGATGTGAAAACGAAGATAAATGGCCTCCGCACACAATACATGgctgaaaaaaacaaattaatcagGTCGAAGAAGAGTGGAGCAGGAGTGGAAGAGGTTTTAAGGCCAAAATTGTGGTGCTACAACAATTTAAGTTTCCTTGAAAGGCATACGGCACCCAGGAAGAGCGTATCAAACTTGGATCCCGTGGAGCTTAACAAG GAAACGCCCATTGAAATACAATCAGGAGAGTTATCAGATGTCACGGCAGAAGAGCAGCATGAAATTGGTACCATCCCAGTCCCCTTACTCAGTGAAGAGTCCACCTCTGCCAGCGCTGACCACTGCAACATCTCCTCAAGAAGCGGGTCATCAAGAGGAGTACCGACCCCCAAGAGGAGAAGGACTGAGGAAGCAGACATAACTACCTTCCTCTCAAAGGCTTCGTCAGCCCTTGAGCAAGGGACACTgcggaaaaacacaaaatttgaaaatttcggcCTATTTGTAGGGCAAGAAATTGCCGATATTAGTgacgaaaaaaaacagaaagctgcaatgcagaaaatttttgatataGTAATGAAAGCTAAAGATGATGAGAATGAAAGTTaa
- the LOC124173949 gene encoding uncharacterized protein LOC124173949: MADADQLAKLQAQIAGLQQQLAEHQTNHSQQLALLQEQHQQALQQQQQQTTLSSQQASPSPSSYGVDTAAVYRVTPKLPPFWPAQPEIWFAQVEAQFFLANITSDKTKYDYVVGNLDHRFSSEISDLIVNPPAENRYLTLKNLLIQRVSPSEDQRVRQLLTAEELGDTKPSQLLRRMRSLISTTLVEDSFLRTLWLQRLPANAQAILQTQVTSMPLDELANMADRIVAVAPPPTAPAIHAVRHTNDVSSLAQRVEKLSKQLEDIQAHLKKPPYSRTWSRSLPAPRPAQPEMCYYHRKFGAEARRCIQPCTANAVNPVNSNSDS, from the coding sequence ATGGCAGACGCAGATCAACTCGCCAAACTGCAGGCTCAAATCGCGGGACTCCAGCAGCAACTCGCCGAACACCAAACGAACCACAGCCAACAGCTAGCGCTCCTTCAAGAACAGCACCAGCAGGCtctgcagcaacaacagcagcaaacAACGCTGTCATCGCAGCAAGCCTCACCGTCTCCATCATCCTACGGCGTCGACACTGCTGCCGTCTACCGCGTCACTCCGAAACTGCCTCCTTTCTGGCCAGCTCAGCCTGAAATATGGTTCGCCCAAGTCGAAGCACAATTTTTTTTGGCCAACATCACCTCGGACAAGACTAAATACGATTACGTCGTGGGAAACCTAGACCATCGTTTTTCCAGTGAAATAAGCGATCTTATCGTGAATCCTCCGGCCGAGAATCGTTACCTAACGCTGAAAAACCTATTGATACAGCGCGTCTCTCCCTCCGAGGATCAACGGGTGCGGCAACTCCTCACAGCAGAAGAGCTCGGTGATACCAAGCCTTCGCAACTATTACGACGCATGCGGTCTCTCATCAGCACCACCCTTGTGGAGGATTCTTTCCTCCGCACATTATGGTTGCAACGTCTTCCGGCCAACGCTCAAGCCATCCTGCAAACGCAAGTTACTTCAATGCCTCTTGATGAACTTGCAAATATGGCCGACCGCATCGTCGCCGTGGCTCCGCCTCCAACTGCACCCGCCATCCATGCAGTACGCCATACCAACGATGTTTCGTCATTGGCCCAACGGGTTGAGAAACTCTCGAAGCAGCTCGAAGATATACAAGCTCATCTGAAAAAACCTCCGTACTCACGGACTTGGAGCAGATCTCTACCCGCGCCGCGCCCCGCTCAGCCTGAGATGTGTTACTACCATCGCAAATTTGGAGCCGAAGCCAGACGTTGCATCCAGCCATGCACCGCAAATGCAGTGAATCCGGTAAACTCCAACAGCGACTCGTAA
- the LOC124153335 gene encoding uncharacterized protein LOC124153335 — MDNDNANIARVAFCVGVVAAVLQGRRRNRRRLWSREWLSRRYAAGSMNLLYRELETEDPESFTNFLRMDNNFRELLELVSPLISKRDTILRECISAKHRLAVTLRFLATGESYKSLQYSTRIGHNTIYLFVPQVCRAIYEVLKENFLKMPRSVDEWEEIAREFQEKWNFPNCIGALDGKHIHFRSSRADGSFYFN; from the exons ATGGATAATGACAACGCAAATATAGCAAGAGTGGCATTTTGCGTAGGAGTAGTGGCAGCAGTACTGCAAGGTCGAAGGAGAAATCGTCGAAGGCTTTGGTCAAGAGAATGGCTAAGCCGGAGGTATGCCGCTGGTAGCATGAACTTGCTGTACCGGGAATTGGAAACGGAGGATCCGGAATCTTTCACCAACTTCCTCCGGATGGATAACAATTTTAGAGAGTTACTGGAGTTGGTGTCGCCTCTCATATCTAAAAGAGACACCATTTTACGGGAATGTATCTCGGCAAAACATAGGTTGGCGGTGACTCTGAGATTTTTAGCCACTGGGGAGTCTTACAAAAGTCTACAGTACTCCACGAGGATTGGTCACAATACTATTTATCTCTTTGTACCTCAAGTATGCAGAGCTATTTATGAAGTTCTGAAAGAGAATTTCTTGAAG ATGCCGAGAAGTGTTGATGAATGGGAGGAAATAGCAAgggaatttcaggaaaaatggaattttcccaATTGCATTGGTGCTCTTGATGGGAAGCATATACATTTTAGATCCTCAAGAGCAGACGGGTCtttctatttcaattaa